The DNA segment AGCTTCATTTTGAGATCAAGCCCCACAATGACTGCACAGTACAGCAAATCTATGAGATTTTGAAAATCTACCAACTCATGGACCACAGTAACATGGACTGCTTCATCTGCTGTATCCTCTCCCATGGAGACAAGGGCATCATCTACGGCACTGATGGCAAGGAGGCCCCCATCTATGAGCTGACATCTCAGTTCACTGGTTTGAAGTGCCCTTCCCTTGCTGGAAAACCCAAAGTGTTTTTTATTCAGGCTTGTCAGGGGGATAACTACCAGAAAGGTATACCTGTTGAGACTGATTCAGAGGAGCAACCCTATTTAGAAATGGATTTATCATCACCTCAAGCGAGATATATCCCGGATGAGGCTGACTTTCTGCTGGGGATGGCCACTGTGAATAACTGTGTTTCCTACCGAAATCCTGCAGAGGGAACCTGGTACATCCAGTCACTTTGCCAGAGCCTGAGAGAGCGATGTCCTCGGTAAGTTTTGTCTACTCAGCCCTCCTCACTGTTACACTACCTTGCTCCGCTACTCCATCACCACTACTATCTACTCATATTCAGAACCTATTAGAAAGTGCTATATGGTTTAGATAACATTAACAGGTCAGAGAACTGTCCAAGGGGAGTGGTTTCCATTCATCTCTAAATGTCTAGCTGTAGATCACATAGCTGCACTTCCCAGGTCAGTTACAAAGTGGGAGAGTGGCAAGTGTTAACATCCTTAGTTTATAGATGGAAAAGCTGAGATGCTTTATTCCTTTATTCAGCACCTCAAAGGACAATCAGGGTATCACAGAGCAGGAAAGGATGGGAAAGTCATATAGTCCAGCTCTCTGTCTTTAGGCCAAAACATGACTGAGCCAATTCAACTAGTTTTGGAAATCTTCCAAGAAGGCAGTAACCCAATTCAATGTTTAAACATCCTCCAACTCTGTCAAAAGTTCTATAATAGCAAACCATCCTCAAAACCTCTTGGTGCATTGTGGGAGATAAATAGCAGGTTCCTTCTAGCCCCGTATTTCATGTTTTGAGTATATGAATAGTGAGAATTTCCCGTAACTTAGATCATGAATATAACTTAGATTTTGTAACTTAGATCATGAATCCTGCAAGGTTTCCGGGACTAGCTACcgaggtagaagaaaagattgCCTAAGAAAAATGCTAAGAGATCCTTGTGAGAAGAAGGTGGGAGTAGCTGCAGGAGACGTTATACCCTCACTTGCCTTAAGTTTAATTGCACCAAAGATGAATCTGCAGATGCAATGTCAATTCGAGGCAGAGAGTACCGGGGGGCATTGAAGCAATGGGGAGCCAAGTAACGTGGAGAAGAGTGAGAGACACACAGGTCAGGAGAGAAAGAAACCAACTCTAATACTGACACCGAGGTTTCTGATGGTCAAAAGAGTTCCTGAATAAACCAAAAGTAAGTTATTAAGCTCCGAGACAACCCATTTACCAGGAAAGCTGGGGTAGGTCTTGGTTTAGCAACTTATTGTTTCAAATGACTGATATTTTGAGAGAAAGAACTACAGAACTATCTCTGAGCACAGCAGAAGAGACAGTTCATCAGTTGCTTTCCCCCACAGACAGTCACAATGTTATGTGATGTATTTCAGAGGCGATGATATTCTCACCATCCTGACTGAAGTGAACTATGAAGTAAGCAACAAGGATGACAAGAAAAACATGGGGAAACAGATGCCGCAGCCTACTTTCACACTAAGAAAAAAACTTGTCTTCCCTTCTGATTGATGgtgctattttgttttgttttgttttttttttgagacagaatctcgctctgtcgcccaggctggagtgcagtggcacgatctcggctcactgcaagctctgcctcccgggttaacgcgatgctcctgcctcagcctcccgagtagctgggactacaggcacccaccaccacgcccggctaattgtttgtatttttagtagagacggggtttcactgtgttagccaggatggtcttgatctcctgacctcgtgatccacccgcctcggcctcccaaagtactgggattacgggcgtgagccaccgcgcccggccagtgatACTATTTAGATACATAACACTATGtttatttactaattttctagattttctacttaaTTTATTAATTGTTTTGCACTTTTTTATAAGAGCTAAAGTCAATAGgatattaacaacaataacacTGTCTCCTTTCTCTTATGCTTAAGGCTTTTGGGAATGTTTTTAGCTGGTGGCAACAAATACCAGACATATACAAAATCCAGCTACGAATATAGAGGGCTTATGATTCAGACTATTATCTACCAACATTAAGCCCACTGTTAATATTCTATTAACTTTAATTCTCTCTTGATGCTAAATTCCACactaccacatttaaaaaattagaaaatagccacgtatggtggctcatgtctataatctcagcactttgggaggttgaggtgggaggattgcttgaacccaagaggtcaaggctgcagtgagccatgttcacaccactgcactcaagcttggatgacagaacaagaccccatctcaaaaaaaaaaattttttttttagtaaaacaaaatttgattgaaatcttttaaaaattcaaattattttacaagttttaaataatctctcctcaaacttgctttatgCCTTCTTATCGCTTTTATGATGTATATATACTTGGCTAACTAAACTATATTCGCTTTTTTGCTAACAAACAATGCTCTGGGGTCTTTTTATGCATTTGCATTTGCTCTTTCATCTCTGCTtggattattttaaatgattagGAATTAAGTTATCTTTAAAATGTAAGTatcttttttcaaaaacattttttaatagaataaaatataagttGATCTTATTGCTCCTTAGAGattttttgtgtttggttttggtttctgcCAATGACATCCCACAGGTGGAAAACATCTGGACCACAGACATGTTCTACTTGAGTCTCCCATGATTGGCATAcacagttgtatttttaaaatttgttgtcaACGTTTAAAAATTAGGAGATAtcacataaaaaccagaataacttcttttaaaaaatcataatatctGACAATATTGACCTCAtgcttttgcatggcaaaggtCTGAGAAGCACCTTCTTCAGATGGGACAGTGCTCTGTGGGTCACTCTTCCCCACCCGCTGTGCCCCAGCCCTGCCCAAGCCCCTCTACTGAGGCTGCTGTTGGTTGCCACTTACCACTGTGCTTGTGCAGTTGTTTTCCTTATGTCTAGCCCACTTCACTTTTTTATGTTGCCTGCCCTGTGGGTGTCTGAATTCCGGTGATGGTCCAGAGAAGGTGGTAAGAATCATCAGAAACCCTTCCTAAGTCACAGGTTAGGGAACATGATTGAGAGGTAGGGAAGTAGGGGGCATGGGtgtgagagaaaaatattttagaataaaatcaaCACATCATCTTTTTTTGCTACCTAAATGCCCCAGGGGACAAAGGTACATCTCCCAAATATAGTAAAAGTTCAATAGGAAGAAGGCCTTCAAATCAGTTTCTTTCTAACGAAATATGTAAAGGTGGAAGAAAAATAGTACAAAACTCAGAGAAAGCTCAGCTCCCAGTATGGAGAGCATCATTTTTCAATGAAGTGTCCATGAGAAGCTGTGAAATTCAGATGAGAATTCAAACATTTTCAGCCACTCAGAGAGTCAGAGCAACCCAAGAACTAAACTCATTATATGCATTTTCTCAAGAAAACCCTCCCAGGAGTTTCCTGGGCCTACAGAAATGGTGTGCCAACCATCTTCAACAATGGAGAGCAACTTTTTGTTTATGATTCTTGTCCTTTCTTGCTATCAATCATCTTCCACAGTGTCAGAATCATCCTTAGAAACAGTAATAGAGGCCAATCTCCCAGAACATCCTTCATAAATTTCTTCATTCTTAGAAATTATCTTTTGCctgtaaaaagaaaggaaagatgtaTCAATGTCAACTCAAAAGCTAGAAAGAGTATAGGATATTTGGAGTGCAGGGAGAGAAATGTGCCTTCGTTCCTTCACCACAGCAGTCTCTCACTCATTACTTGCAGTGGTTTTGAATTTAGTGAGGTATGATGTTCAGGTGACTAAAGTCCTATATGAGGAATTTTCTACTAAATCAATGCAATAAATAACTTTCCTCTATTAAAGTATTGACCAAAACTTATTTTAATGATTTAAGATGCAGCTTCAGGTAACAGTACACCTTCTGATCTAAAGCTGATTTCCATAGGAACCAGAAGCAGCTGCATGTAATGGCAAGACCATCAGACTCCCAGGGGAGATGGATTTAAAAACCACCCTCAGTCATAGAACTGAGAAAACTCAGAAACTGGGAGATAAATGTCCTCTGTTGTTTTGCATAGAAACAAGGACACAGGTGAATGGGAGAAGTGTGGACACATCTCCACTCCACCTCAAGTGAACTATCTGGCTTTGTGTCGCTGGCCCAGAGTGACATACCTCCCTCCCGAAAACACCTGTGCCTTGACATAACTAGGGAGCACTTGGTCTATCTTCCTAACCCATTCCTCACTCAAACTCCTTCCCACTCCTAAAGACAACTCATCtatgtctttttcagcagcaGCCGCACTTCAGATGAATGTTCTCTTCCATGAGGATCTGTATGGTGTGCTTATACTTTTCTTCAGCTTCAGCAAACTTGGTTTGAAGCATTTTCTCCAGATTTCCCACTATAGCTTTCTGAAAGACATACATTTTAATAGCCATCTTCCCCAACCCAGAGCCATCCAGGGCAGAGCTATATGGCAGAGCTGGATGGAGACCTGGgttcttcccccaacccccatccccaCTCCAGTAAGGACTCACCTCTTTCTGGAGTTCCAGCTGGGTATAGTAGAGGTTTGTGTTAAGTGACTCTAGGACAAGGGCTTGTGCATGCAATTCTTCCTCCATGACCTGCATAAGAAGAAGTTGTTGCAGGACATCATGCCGATGTCTATTTATTTAGTCTCGTCTCCAGGGCACCTGGACTGTAATGCAAGGGAGCAACTTGAGCTACTTTTGCATCACTCATGGCCACTCACACCCTGTCAGTCCTGCCTCCTCTCTGTCTCACCCATCTATATGCTTCTCTTCAGCCTCACCAGAGCTCATATGAATGGTTACAATGGCAATCAGTTATTCATTCACTAAGCAAGTCTTTATTAAATACCTACTACTGATTACAACTATACgacactctggaaaaggcaaaactatagagaaagaaaaaagattagtgGTTTCTAGGGAtttggaggggaagggagggatgaataggtggggCAGAGGGCACttttagagcagtgaaactattctgtatgacactataatggtggatacatgacatGATATATTAggcaaaacccacagaatgtacaacacaaagagaGAACCCTCATGTAAACTACggactttagttaataagaaTGCATCCACATTGGCTCATCAATTGCAACTAATGTGCCACCTCAATGCAAGATACTAATAATAAAGGAAACtagtggtggggtggggtggggtggcgtAGGgtagtatatgggaactctctgtactttctgctcaatttttctgtaaacctaaaactgctctaaaaagtaGCTTCTTGAAACAAATGCACAAACAAACTTCCACTAAAGAATGAATAGAAGCCTGTGCAAAGGTCCTTAGAATGCAAAATGctcaggggtggagccaagatggctaaataggaacaactccagtctacagctcccagtgtgagcgacacagaagatgtatgatttctgcatttccaactgaggtactgggttcatctcactggggattgtcggacagtgggtgcaggacagtgggtgtgggacagttggtgcagcgcaccgagcgtgagctgaagcagggcgaggcttCGCCTCACACGGGAAGTGCAAAggatcagggaattccctttcctagccaaggaaaggggtgacagatggcacctggaaaatggggtcactcccaccctaatactgcacttttccaatggtcttagcaaacggcacaccagaagattgtatcccatgcctggctcggagggtccgaCGCCCATgca comes from the Symphalangus syndactylus isolate Jambi chromosome 8, NHGRI_mSymSyn1-v2.1_pri, whole genome shotgun sequence genome and includes:
- the CASP8 gene encoding caspase-8 isoform X9 — encoded protein: MKNSAEREEAALKEILMNFQMTLDKVYQMKSKPRGYCLIINNYDFTKAREKVPKLHSIRDRNGTHLDAGALTTTFEELHFEIKPHNDCTVQQIYEILKIYQLMDHSNMDCFICCILSHGDKGIIYGTDGKEAPIYELTSQFTGLKCPSLAGKPKVFFIQACQGDNYQKGIPVETDSEEQPYLEMDLSSPQARYIPDEADFLLGMATVNNCVSYRNPAEGTWYIQSLCQSLRERCPRGDDILTILTEVNYEVSNKDDKKNMGKQMPQPTFTLRKKLVFPSD